In Fusobacterium canifelinum, a genomic segment contains:
- a CDS encoding PolC-type DNA polymerase III: MNNRQIIIEPNMEVFSKLGVKSIEIKTILLNTRIKRITFNCTVSSMNCIDDIDIIYKDVLSKFGRELEIEFITDNKNLSLKDEEIKTIAIRAIERLKTKNTTSKSFLCFYKLHVQDNYIVIELNDENTKFMLEEVKISSKIENILDEYGIKDYKIIFSVGDFSKEISNVEEKIKMDIEKHQDTINAEREKIVKTSSTSETQVYKAKNDFKRGSKTREIKGETISIKDFYDLYDGETCIVKGEIFSMEDMTLKSGKILRTIRITDGESSLTSKIFLDEDDKLDIREGMLLKLSGKLQLDTYAGNEKTLMINSVNILEKENTKKEDTAKEKMVELHAHTKMSEMVGVTDVEDIIKRAKEYGHKAIAITDYSVVHSYPAAFKTAKKFSTDEEKMKAIFGCEMYMIDDEAPMVTNPKDKKIDEEEFVVFDIETTGLNSHTNEIIEIGAVKIKAGRIVDRYSQLINPGRPIPYHITEITSITDEQVANEPKIDEVIGKFVDFIGDAVLVAHNAPFDMGFIKRDIKKYLNIDLQSSVIDTLQMARDLFPDLKKYGLGDLNKTLGLALEKHHRAVDDSQATANMFIIFLDKYKEKGLEYMKDINVGFEVNVKKQSLKNIMVLVKTQDGLKNMYKLVSEAHIKYFGNKKARIPKSVLAENREGLIIGSSLTAHFMNTGELVDLYLRHDLEKLEEAAKFYDYIELLPKSTYNELIEKDGTGALGSYEEVEKMNKYFYDLGKKLGILVTASSNVHYLDENEDIIRSILLYGSGTVYNSRQYSINNGFYFRTTDEMLQEFSYLGEDEAKEVIIKNTNKIADMVESGIKPIPEGFYPPKMENAEEIVRTMTYEKAYRIYGDPLPDIVSARLERELNAIINNGFSVLYLSAQKLVKKSLDNGYLVGSRGSVGSSLVAFMMGITEVNALYPHYICDNPECKHSEFIEREGVGIDLPDKICPKCGAKLRKDGYSIPFEVFMGFKGDKVPDIDLNFSGEYQSEIHRYCEELFGKENVFKAGTISTLAEKNAEAYVRKYFEDNNLNAVRAEIIRLGRLCQGAKKTTGQHPGGMVIVPQGNSIYEFCPVQRPANDETSESTTTHYDYHVMDEQLVKLDILGHDDPTTIKLLQEYTKMEIKDIPLADKDTLKIFSSTESLGVTPEQIGTEIGTYGIPEFGTGFVRQMLIDTRPTTFAELVRISGLSHGTNVWLNNAQEFVRNGQATLSQIITVRDDIMNYLIDQGLDNSDAFKIMEFVRKGKPKKEPENWEKYSTMMKEKNVPDWYIESCRRIEYMFPKGHAVAYVMMAMRIAYFKVHQPLAFYAAFLSRKAEDFDMEVMSKGILAKQKLEELSKEPKLDPKKKNEQAICEIVVEMEARGIELLPVDIYLSEGKKFTIEEDKIRIPLIGINGLGGAVIENLLKEREEGKFISVEDLKRRTKMSQTVADKLKNIGAFSSLSATNQISLF; encoded by the coding sequence ATGAATAATAGGCAAATTATTATAGAGCCTAATATGGAAGTTTTTTCTAAGTTAGGTGTTAAAAGTATAGAAATAAAAACTATTCTCTTGAATACAAGGATTAAGAGGATAACTTTTAATTGTACTGTATCATCTATGAATTGTATAGATGACATAGATATAATATACAAAGATGTCCTTTCAAAGTTTGGAAGAGAACTGGAAATAGAGTTTATAACAGATAACAAAAATTTATCTTTAAAAGATGAAGAAATAAAAACTATTGCAATTAGGGCTATAGAAAGGTTGAAAACTAAAAATACAACCTCTAAGTCCTTTTTGTGTTTTTATAAGCTACATGTTCAAGATAATTATATAGTTATAGAACTTAATGATGAAAATACAAAATTTATGTTGGAAGAAGTCAAAATTTCTTCAAAAATAGAAAACATTTTAGATGAATATGGTATTAAAGATTATAAAATTATTTTTAGTGTTGGAGATTTTTCAAAAGAAATTTCTAATGTCGAAGAAAAAATTAAAATGGATATAGAAAAACATCAAGATACTATAAATGCTGAAAGAGAAAAAATAGTAAAGACTAGCTCTACTTCTGAAACACAAGTATATAAAGCTAAAAATGATTTTAAAAGAGGTTCTAAAACAAGAGAAATAAAGGGAGAAACTATCTCAATAAAAGATTTTTATGATTTATATGATGGAGAAACTTGTATAGTTAAGGGAGAAATTTTTTCAATGGAAGATATGACATTGAAAAGTGGAAAAATCTTAAGAACTATAAGAATAACAGATGGAGAAAGTTCTCTTACTTCTAAAATATTTTTAGATGAAGATGATAAATTAGACATTCGTGAAGGAATGCTTTTAAAATTAAGTGGTAAGCTTCAATTAGATACTTATGCGGGAAATGAAAAAACTTTAATGATAAATTCTGTAAATATCTTAGAAAAAGAAAATACTAAAAAAGAAGATACAGCAAAAGAAAAAATGGTTGAGTTACATGCACATACAAAAATGAGTGAAATGGTCGGAGTAACTGATGTTGAAGATATTATAAAAAGAGCTAAAGAATATGGACATAAAGCAATAGCTATTACAGATTATTCAGTAGTACATTCTTATCCAGCTGCATTTAAAACAGCTAAAAAGTTTTCAACAGATGAGGAAAAAATGAAAGCTATTTTTGGTTGTGAAATGTATATGATAGATGATGAAGCACCCATGGTTACGAACCCAAAAGATAAAAAAATTGATGAAGAAGAATTTGTAGTATTTGATATAGAAACTACTGGTTTAAATTCACATACTAATGAAATTATAGAAATTGGAGCAGTAAAAATAAAAGCTGGAAGAATAGTGGATAGATATTCACAACTTATTAATCCAGGAAGACCTATTCCATATCATATTACTGAAATTACAAGCATAACAGATGAACAAGTTGCTAATGAGCCTAAAATAGATGAGGTAATTGGGAAGTTTGTAGACTTTATTGGAGATGCAGTTTTGGTTGCACATAATGCACCTTTTGATATGGGATTTATAAAAAGAGATATTAAGAAATACTTGAATATAGATTTACAATCTTCTGTGATTGATACTTTACAAATGGCAAGAGATTTATTTCCTGATTTAAAGAAATATGGGTTGGGAGATTTAAATAAAACCTTAGGTCTTGCTCTTGAAAAGCACCATAGAGCAGTTGATGACTCACAAGCTACTGCAAATATGTTTATTATATTCTTAGATAAGTATAAAGAAAAAGGCTTAGAATATATGAAAGATATCAATGTAGGTTTTGAAGTTAATGTGAAAAAACAATCTTTAAAAAATATTATGGTCTTAGTGAAAACTCAAGATGGTTTAAAAAATATGTATAAATTAGTTTCTGAAGCACATATAAAATACTTTGGTAATAAGAAAGCTAGAATACCAAAATCAGTCTTAGCAGAAAATAGAGAAGGACTTATAATAGGAAGTTCTTTAACTGCACATTTCATGAATACAGGAGAGCTTGTTGATTTATATCTAAGACATGATTTAGAAAAATTGGAAGAAGCAGCAAAATTTTATGACTACATAGAGTTATTGCCTAAATCAACTTATAATGAACTTATAGAAAAAGATGGAACAGGTGCATTAGGTTCTTATGAAGAAGTTGAAAAAATGAATAAATATTTTTATGACTTAGGAAAAAAACTTGGAATTTTAGTAACTGCCAGTTCTAATGTTCATTATCTTGATGAAAACGAAGATATAATAAGATCTATTTTATTATATGGTAGTGGAACAGTATATAATTCAAGACAATACAGTATAAATAATGGTTTTTATTTTAGAACAACAGATGAAATGTTACAAGAATTTAGTTATTTAGGAGAAGATGAAGCTAAAGAAGTTATTATAAAAAATACAAATAAAATAGCTGATATGGTAGAAAGTGGAATAAAACCTATACCAGAAGGTTTCTATCCACCTAAAATGGAAAATGCTGAAGAAATTGTTAGAACTATGACTTATGAAAAAGCATATAGAATATATGGAGATCCTTTACCTGACATTGTTTCAGCAAGATTAGAAAGAGAATTAAATGCTATTATAAATAATGGTTTCTCTGTATTGTATTTATCTGCTCAAAAGCTAGTTAAAAAATCTTTAGATAATGGTTATCTAGTTGGTTCAAGAGGTTCAGTTGGTTCTTCACTTGTTGCATTTATGATGGGAATAACAGAGGTTAATGCTCTATATCCTCATTATATCTGTGATAACCCTGAATGTAAACATTCTGAATTTATTGAAAGAGAAGGAGTAGGTATAGATTTACCAGATAAAATTTGTCCAAAATGTGGAGCAAAACTTAGAAAAGATGGATATTCAATACCATTTGAAGTCTTTATGGGATTTAAAGGAGATAAAGTACCAGATATAGACTTAAACTTCTCAGGGGAATATCAATCTGAAATTCATAGATATTGTGAAGAATTATTTGGAAAAGAAAATGTATTTAAAGCAGGAACTATCTCAACATTGGCAGAAAAAAATGCTGAGGCTTATGTAAGAAAATATTTTGAAGATAATAATTTGAATGCAGTAAGAGCCGAAATTATAAGATTGGGTAGACTTTGTCAAGGAGCTAAGAAGACAACAGGTCAACACCCAGGAGGAATGGTTATAGTACCTCAAGGAAACTCAATCTATGAATTTTGTCCTGTACAAAGACCAGCTAATGATGAGACAAGTGAATCTACAACAACTCATTATGATTATCACGTAATGGATGAACAGTTAGTAAAACTTGATATACTAGGGCATGATGACCCTACAACTATAAAACTTTTACAAGAATATACTAAGATGGAAATTAAAGATATTCCACTTGCTGATAAGGATACTTTAAAAATCTTTTCATCAACAGAATCTTTGGGAGTCACACCTGAACAAATAGGAACAGAAATAGGAACTTATGGAATACCAGAATTTGGTACAGGTTTTGTAAGACAGATGCTTATAGATACAAGACCTACAACTTTTGCAGAGCTTGTAAGAATATCTGGACTTTCACATGGTACAAATGTTTGGCTTAATAATGCACAAGAATTTGTAAGAAATGGACAAGCAACTCTTTCACAAATAATAACAGTGAGAGATGATATTATGAACTATTTAATAGATCAAGGTTTGGATAATAGTGATGCTTTTAAAATAATGGAATTTGTAAGAAAAGGTAAACCTAAAAAAGAGCCAGAAAATTGGGAAAAATATTCTACTATGATGAAGGAAAAGAATGTTCCTGATTGGTATATAGAATCTTGTAGGAGAATAGAATATATGTTTCCTAAGGGACATGCTGTTGCTTATGTTATGATGGCAATGAGAATAGCATATTTTAAAGTTCATCAACCACTTGCATTTTATGCAGCTTTCTTATCAAGAAAAGCTGAAGATTTCGATATGGAAGTTATGAGTAAAGGAATTCTTGCAAAGCAAAAATTAGAAGAGTTATCTAAAGAGCCAAAATTAGATCCTAAGAAAAAAAATGAACAAGCTATATGTGAAATTGTTGTTGAAATGGAAGCTAGAGGTATAGAACTTTTACCTGTTGATATTTATTTATCTGAAGGTAAAAAATTTACAATAGAAGAAGATAAAATTAGGATACCTTTAATTGGGATAAATGGTCTTGGTGGTGCAGTAATTGAAAATCTTCTTAAAGAAAGAGAAGAAGGAAAATTTATTTCGGTTGAGGATTTAAAAAGAAGAACAAAGATGTCACAAACTGTGGCAGATAAATTAAAAAATATTGGGGCATTTTCAAGTTTAAGTGCAACAAATCAAATTTCTTTATTTTAA
- a CDS encoding RNA methyltransferase, whose protein sequence is MRNKVYLSLVHYPVYNRNKDIVCTSVTNFDIHDISRSCGTYEIKGYRLVVPVDAQKKLTERIIGYWQDGTGGQYNKDREQAFRVTDVAESIEAVVEEIERIEGQKPLIITTSARIFDNSISYENLSKQIFEDDKPYLLLFGTGWGLTDEVMDMSDYILEPIRANSKYNHLSVRAAVAIILDRLFGEN, encoded by the coding sequence ATGAGAAATAAAGTTTATTTAAGTTTAGTTCATTATCCAGTTTACAATAGAAATAAAGATATTGTTTGTACTTCAGTAACAAATTTTGATATACATGATATTTCGAGGTCTTGTGGAACTTATGAAATTAAAGGTTATAGATTGGTTGTACCTGTTGATGCTCAAAAAAAATTAACAGAAAGAATAATAGGATATTGGCAAGATGGTACAGGTGGGCAATATAACAAAGACAGAGAACAAGCATTTAGAGTTACAGATGTTGCAGAAAGTATAGAAGCAGTTGTAGAAGAAATAGAAAGAATTGAGGGACAAAAACCTTTAATTATAACAACTTCTGCTAGAATTTTTGACAATAGCATAAGTTATGAAAATTTATCTAAACAAATATTTGAGGATGATAAACCTTATCTTTTACTTTTTGGTACAGGTTGGGGACTAACTGATGAAGTTATGGATATGTCTGATTATATATTAGAGCCAATAAGAGCTAATTCAAAATATAATCATCTATCAGTTAGAGCTGCTGTTGCTATAATTTTGGATAGATTATTTGGAGAAAATTAA
- the trmD gene encoding tRNA (guanosine(37)-N1)-methyltransferase TrmD has translation MKINILTLFPKMFDGFLSESIIARAIKFGAVEVNIIDIRDYCFDKHKQADDMPFGGGNGMVMKPEPLFLALENVSGKVIYTSPQGKTFNQEIAKELVKEDELTIIAGHYEGIDERVVENKVDMELSIGDFVLTGGEIPAMAISDTIIRLLPDVIKKESYENDSFYNGLLDYPHYTRPAEYNGLKVPEVLLSGNHKKIDEWRLKESLRRTYLRRKELIENRELTKLEKKLLDEIKKEEV, from the coding sequence ATGAAAATAAATATTTTAACATTATTTCCAAAGATGTTTGATGGCTTTTTAAGTGAAAGCATTATTGCAAGAGCGATAAAATTTGGAGCAGTGGAAGTAAATATTATTGATATAAGGGATTACTGTTTTGATAAACATAAACAAGCGGATGATATGCCTTTTGGTGGTGGAAATGGAATGGTTATGAAGCCAGAGCCTTTATTTTTAGCTTTAGAAAATGTTTCAGGAAAAGTCATCTATACTTCACCACAAGGGAAAACTTTCAATCAAGAAATAGCAAAAGAGCTTGTAAAAGAGGATGAATTAACCATAATTGCAGGACATTATGAAGGAATAGATGAAAGGGTTGTAGAAAATAAAGTTGATATGGAATTATCAATAGGAGATTTTGTTCTAACAGGTGGGGAAATACCTGCTATGGCTATTTCTGATACTATAATCAGATTACTTCCAGATGTTATAAAAAAAGAGTCCTATGAAAATGATTCTTTTTATAATGGACTTTTAGATTATCCACATTACACAAGACCAGCAGAATATAATGGTTTAAAAGTTCCAGAAGTTTTATTATCAGGTAATCATAAAAAAATAGATGAATGGCGTTTAAAAGAAAGCCTGAGAAGAACTTATTTAAGAAGAAAAGAATTAATTGAAAATAGAGAATTAACAAAATTAGAAAAAAAACTTTTAGATGAGATAAAAAAAGAGGAAGTGTAA
- the rimM gene encoding ribosome maturation factor RimM (Essential for efficient processing of 16S rRNA), giving the protein MELLIAGKVLGSHNLKGEVKVISDLDNIEVLVGNKVILELADSQQKLLTIKKIEHLVANKWIFSFEEIKNKQDTIKIRNANIKVRRDIVGIGEDEYLVSDMIGFKVYDVKGDEYLGEVTEIMDTAAHDIYIIENEEFETMIPDVDVFIKNIDFENRKMLVDTIEGMKEPKVKK; this is encoded by the coding sequence ATGGAACTTTTAATTGCAGGAAAAGTATTAGGTTCTCATAATTTAAAAGGGGAAGTAAAAGTTATTTCTGATTTAGATAATATTGAAGTCTTAGTTGGAAATAAGGTAATTTTAGAATTAGCAGATTCTCAACAAAAATTATTAACAATTAAAAAGATAGAACATCTTGTTGCAAATAAATGGATTTTTTCTTTTGAAGAAATTAAAAATAAACAAGATACTATCAAAATTAGAAATGCCAATATAAAGGTTAGAAGAGATATTGTTGGTATTGGAGAAGATGAATATCTTGTAAGTGATATGATAGGTTTTAAAGTCTATGATGTAAAAGGTGATGAGTATCTAGGAGAAGTAACTGAGATTATGGATACTGCTGCACATGATATTTATATTATAGAAAATGAAGAATTTGAAACTATGATACCTGATGTAGATGTTTTTATTAAAAATATTGATTTTGAAAACAGAAAAATGTTGGTTGATACTATTGAAGGTATGAAAGAACCTAAGGTAAAAAAATGA
- a CDS encoding KH domain-containing protein, translating into MENLESLLNFIIKELVETKDKVNVTYEVLDSNVTFKVSVAKGEMGKIIGKNGLTANAIRGVMQAAGVKDKLNVNVEFLD; encoded by the coding sequence GTGGAAAATTTAGAAAGTTTATTGAATTTCATTATTAAAGAATTGGTTGAAACAAAAGATAAGGTTAATGTAACTTATGAAGTTTTAGATTCAAATGTAACATTTAAAGTAAGTGTTGCAAAAGGGGAAATGGGAAAAATAATAGGTAAAAATGGTCTTACAGCTAATGCTATAAGAGGAGTTATGCAGGCAGCAGGAGTAAAAGATAAACTTAATGTAAATGTTGAATTTTTAGATTAG
- a CDS encoding DUF4911 domain-containing protein: MKKSYEFLIQSKREDIDFINKIVEAYEGAGVVRTLDPIKGIISVISTEDFKDFMRDVLVDLGNKWVDLKIIEEGAWKGTL, translated from the coding sequence ATGAAAAAAAGCTATGAGTTTTTAATACAAAGCAAAAGAGAAGATATAGATTTCATAAATAAAATTGTTGAAGCTTATGAAGGAGCAGGTGTTGTAAGAACTCTTGATCCAATAAAAGGGATAATTAGTGTTATCTCAACAGAAGATTTTAAAGATTTTATGAGAGATGTATTAGTAGATTTAGGTAATAAATGGGTAGATTTAAAAATAATTGAAGAGGGTGCTTGGAAAGGCACTCTATAA
- the rsmA gene encoding 16S rRNA (adenine(1518)-N(6)/adenine(1519)-N(6))-dimethyltransferase RsmA yields the protein MEFKHKKKYGQNFLNNKDEILNKIIEVSNINENDEVLEIGAGQGALTSLLVDKVKKLTCIEIDKDLEATLNKKFSSKENYTLIMGDVLEVDLRKYINQGTKVVANIPYYITSPIINKIIENKDLIDEAYIMVQKEVGERICAKSRKERGILTLAVEYYGEAEYLFTIPREFFNPIPNVDSAFISIKFYKDDRYKNKISEDLFFKYIKAAFSNKRKNIVNNLATLGYSKDKIKEILNQIEVSENERAENISIDKFIELINIFEGR from the coding sequence ATGGAATTTAAACATAAAAAAAAGTATGGGCAGAATTTTTTAAACAATAAAGATGAAATTTTAAATAAAATTATTGAAGTTTCAAATATTAATGAAAATGATGAAGTCTTAGAAATTGGTGCAGGACAAGGAGCTTTAACTTCTTTATTAGTAGATAAAGTTAAAAAATTAACTTGTATTGAAATAGATAAAGATTTAGAAGCTACTTTAAATAAAAAATTTTCTTCAAAAGAAAACTATACTCTTATAATGGGAGATGTATTAGAAGTAGATTTAAGAAAATATATAAATCAAGGTACTAAGGTTGTTGCAAACATACCTTATTATATAACTTCTCCTATCATTAATAAGATTATAGAGAATAAAGATTTAATAGATGAAGCCTATATAATGGTACAAAAAGAAGTAGGAGAAAGAATTTGTGCTAAGTCAAGAAAAGAAAGAGGAATTTTAACATTAGCAGTGGAATACTATGGGGAAGCAGAATATTTATTCACTATTCCAAGAGAATTCTTCAATCCTATACCTAATGTAGATTCTGCTTTTATTTCAATAAAATTCTATAAAGATGATAGATATAAGAATAAGATTTCAGAAGATTTATTCTTTAAATATATAAAGGCTGCTTTTTCAAATAAAAGAAAAAATATTGTCAATAATTTAGCAACATTAGGATATTCAAAAGATAAAATAAAAGAAATATTAAATCAAATTGAAGTATCTGAAAATGAAAGAGCAGAAAACATATCAATAGATAAATTTATTGAGCTTATAAATATTTTTGAAGGTAGATGA
- the hpt gene encoding hypoxanthine phosphoribosyltransferase, translated as MKYRIENLIDKEAVEKRIKELAREIEKDYAGEEVYCIGLLKGSVIFLSDLVKEINIPVIIDFMSVSSYGSETVSSGDVKILKDTDLDLRGKHVLIVEDIIDTGLTLEYVIKYFKEGKGVKSLRTCTLLNKPERRKVDVKVDYIGFDVPDKFVIGYGLDYDQRYRNLPYIAVVIPE; from the coding sequence GTGAAATACAGAATTGAAAATTTGATTGATAAAGAAGCAGTAGAAAAACGAATAAAAGAGTTAGCTAGAGAAATTGAAAAAGATTATGCAGGAGAAGAAGTTTATTGTATTGGACTGTTAAAAGGATCTGTAATCTTTTTAAGTGATTTAGTAAAAGAAATAAATATACCTGTAATAATAGATTTTATGTCAGTTTCTAGTTATGGAAGTGAAACAGTAAGTAGTGGAGATGTAAAAATTTTAAAAGACACTGACTTAGATTTAAGAGGAAAACATGTTTTAATAGTTGAAGATATAATAGATACAGGACTAACTTTAGAATATGTAATTAAATATTTTAAAGAAGGAAAAGGAGTTAAAAGCCTTAGAACTTGTACATTGTTAAATAAACCTGAAAGAAGAAAAGTAGATGTTAAAGTTGACTATATAGGTTTTGATGTTCCAGATAAGTTTGTAATTGGTTATGGACTTGATTATGACCAAAGATATAGAAATTTACCATATATAGCTGTTGTTATTCCTGAATAG
- a CDS encoding organic solvent tolerance protein, whose amino-acid sequence MKIKITKRKEYLRIEKILKTELIIRTLIFFLIALYFFITSFIKYGILTLGMSIFCLPVIFLFYLRFILKCSYEILIIKKNLIRFYISKNYCINKSKFKNSNKKFEISNLEKIYFKEYPIWTIVRGVKYQENPYFKLHFKLKNGEHSDFGLMLDNNKAKDILKEIRNFLNMNYTNV is encoded by the coding sequence GTGAAGATAAAAATAACAAAAAGAAAAGAATATTTAAGAATAGAAAAAATATTAAAAACAGAACTTATAATAAGAACATTAATATTCTTTTTAATAGCTTTATATTTTTTTATAACTTCATTTATAAAGTATGGTATTTTGACATTAGGAATGTCAATATTTTGTTTACCAGTTATATTTTTATTTTATCTAAGATTTATACTAAAATGTAGTTATGAAATTTTGATAATAAAAAAGAATTTAATAAGATTTTATATTTCTAAAAATTATTGTATAAATAAATCTAAATTTAAAAATTCAAATAAAAAATTTGAAATTTCTAATTTAGAAAAAATATATTTTAAAGAATATCCTATATGGACTATAGTAAGGGGTGTTAAATATCAAGAAAACCCCTATTTTAAACTTCATTTTAAATTAAAAAATGGAGAGCATTCTGATTTTGGTTTAATGTTAGATAATAACAAAGCAAAAGATATATTAAAGGAAATAAGAAATTTTTTAAATATGAATTATACCAATGTGTAA
- a CDS encoding transketolase — MKDISFLKEKAKEIRKSIVSMITEAKSGHPGGSLSATDILTALYFSEMNVDPANPKMEGRDRFVLSKGHAAPAIYATLAEKGYFSKDELITLRKFGSRLQGHPDMKKLSGIEISTGSLGQGLSVANGMALNAKIYDENYRTYVILGDGEVQEGQIWEAAMTAAHYKLDNLCVFLDSNNLQIDGNVTEIMGVEPLDKKFEAFGWNVIKIDGHNFEEILSALDKARECKGKPTMIIAKTIKGKGVSFMENVCGFHGVAPTLEELERALAELA; from the coding sequence ATGAAAGATATTAGTTTTTTAAAAGAAAAAGCTAAAGAGATTAGAAAGTCTATTGTTTCTATGATTACAGAAGCAAAATCAGGACATCCAGGTGGTTCTTTATCTGCAACTGATATTTTAACTGCACTTTATTTTTCAGAAATGAATGTAGACCCAGCTAATCCAAAAATGGAAGGAAGGGATAGATTTGTTCTTTCAAAAGGACATGCTGCACCTGCTATATATGCAACTTTGGCTGAAAAAGGATATTTTTCAAAAGATGAATTAATAACATTAAGAAAATTTGGAAGTAGACTTCAAGGACACCCTGATATGAAAAAACTTTCAGGGATTGAAATTTCAACTGGTTCTCTTGGACAAGGTTTGTCAGTTGCCAATGGAATGGCATTAAATGCAAAAATATATGATGAAAATTATAGAACTTATGTTATTCTAGGTGATGGAGAAGTACAAGAAGGACAAATTTGGGAAGCTGCTATGACTGCTGCACATTATAAACTTGATAATCTATGTGTTTTCCTTGACAGTAATAATCTACAAATAGATGGTAATGTTACTGAAATAATGGGAGTTGAACCATTAGATAAAAAATTTGAAGCATTTGGTTGGAATGTTATAAAAATAGATGGACATAATTTTGAAGAAATACTTTCTGCTTTGGATAAGGCAAGAGAATGTAAAGGTAAACCAACTATGATTATTGCAAAAACTATAAAAGGGAAAGGAGTATCTTTTATGGAAAATGTTTGTGGTTTCCATGGAGTTGCACCTACACTTGAAGAATTAGAAAGAGCATTAGCTGAATTAGCTTAA
- a CDS encoding transketolase family protein, producing MSKKSTRQAYGEALVELGRINNDIVVLDADLSKSTKTDLFKKEFPKRHLNIGIAEADLMGTAAGFATCGKIPFASTFAMFAAGRAFEQIRNTIAYPKLNVKIAPTHAGISVGEDGGSHQSIEDIALMRAIPGMVVLCPCDAVETKKMVFAAAEYNGPVYLRLGRLDVETVLDDNYDFQIGIANTLKDGSDVTIVSTGLLTQEALKAAEELAKENISVRVINCGTIKPLDGETILKAAKETKFIITAEEHSVIGGLGSAVSEFLSETHPTLVKKLGVYDKFGQSGKGAELLEKYDLTAAKLISMLKENLK from the coding sequence ATGAGTAAAAAGTCTACAAGACAAGCTTATGGAGAAGCCTTAGTAGAACTTGGAAGAATAAATAATGATATAGTTGTATTGGATGCCGATTTAAGTAAATCTACAAAAACCGATTTATTTAAAAAAGAATTTCCAAAAAGACATCTAAATATAGGAATTGCAGAAGCAGACTTAATGGGAACAGCTGCTGGTTTTGCAACTTGTGGAAAAATTCCTTTTGCTTCAACTTTTGCAATGTTTGCTGCTGGTAGAGCATTTGAACAAATTAGAAATACAATAGCTTATCCAAAATTAAATGTAAAAATTGCCCCAACTCATGCTGGAATTTCAGTAGGAGAAGATGGTGGCTCACACCAATCAATTGAAGATATAGCTCTTATGAGAGCAATTCCAGGAATGGTTGTTTTATGCCCTTGTGATGCAGTTGAAACTAAGAAAATGGTTTTTGCTGCTGCTGAATATAATGGACCAGTTTATTTAAGACTTGGTAGATTAGATGTTGAAACAGTATTAGATGATAATTATGACTTTCAAATTGGTATAGCTAATACTTTAAAAGATGGTAGTGATGTTACAATTGTTTCAACTGGACTTTTAACACAAGAAGCATTAAAAGCTGCTGAGGAATTAGCAAAAGAAAATATTTCTGTTAGAGTTATAAACTGTGGAACTATAAAACCATTAGATGGAGAAACAATTTTAAAAGCTGCCAAAGAAACTAAATTTATAATAACTGCCGAAGAACATTCTGTTATTGGTGGATTAGGTTCTGCTGTTTCTGAATTTCTATCTGAAACACATCCAACACTTGTTAAAAAATTAGGGGTTTATGATAAATTTGGACAAAGTGGAAAGGGAGCAGAATTATTAGAAAAATATGACTTGACTGCTGCTAAATTAATTTCTATGCTTAAAGAAAATTTAAAATAA